Proteins found in one Nostoc sp. NIES-3756 genomic segment:
- a CDS encoding TetR/AcrR family transcriptional regulator, with the protein MARSKLGETDRSNSTDKVEKILQGAMQEFLANGYAATSMDKVAEAAGVSKATVYSHFQDKEGLFKALIEKLARKRFQSILGTQALQGEPYIVLRRLAKTALNQMVDDPEYQSFERLLIGESARFPELAQIFVGSIAKPAIETISKYLASRPELNIPDPEATARILIGSLVHFVMTQEIMHGKDIMPMESDRLIDALTYLIINCAK; encoded by the coding sequence ATGGCACGTTCAAAACTAGGGGAAACAGACCGTTCCAACTCTACCGATAAAGTGGAAAAAATTCTGCAAGGAGCGATGCAGGAATTTTTAGCTAATGGCTATGCAGCAACTAGTATGGATAAGGTAGCGGAAGCGGCTGGAGTTTCCAAAGCAACAGTATATAGTCACTTTCAAGATAAAGAAGGTTTATTTAAAGCACTTATAGAGAAACTAGCAAGAAAGCGGTTTCAATCAATTTTGGGAACACAAGCCTTGCAAGGTGAACCTTATATAGTATTGAGGCGTTTGGCGAAAACAGCCTTAAATCAGATGGTAGATGATCCAGAATATCAGTCTTTTGAGCGTCTTTTGATTGGTGAGTCAGCACGTTTTCCAGAATTAGCACAAATTTTTGTCGGGAGTATCGCCAAGCCAGCGATAGAAACTATTAGTAAATACTTAGCTTCCCGTCCAGAACTTAACATCCCAGACCCAGAAGCCACAGCGAGGATTTTGATTGGTTCATTGGTGCATTTTGTGATGACGCAGGAGATTATGCACGGTAAAGATATTATGCCAATGGAGAGCGATCGCCTAATCGATGCCTTAACCTACCTGATTATTAACTGTGCTAAGTAA
- the devC gene encoding ABC transporter permease DevC codes for MLNQLRRRTPLGWLQLSHEKSRLLVAVSGIAFADLLMFMQMGFQAALYDSNTRLHRSLKADIIVIGSQTRNLQRISTFSRRRLYQAMDVPGVKAAEAMYVSNMVWKNPQTRRDTEILVIGINPDRPAVDFPEVNQKLSEIKLPDTVIFDRASRGDYQETIAQLEQGQIVKTELERRTITISGLFKLGASFSADGTLITSDQNFLRFFPRQPSSSVSVGLIQLEPNVNRQQVVAALQARLSGDVKVLTHDEFIEFENNFWRTNSPIGFIFSIGVSMGFVVGVIIVYQVLSTDVNAHLREYATFKAIGYRHYYLLGVIFEEAVILALLGFLPGLTVSLGLYHLTRTATNLPMYMTVIRALQVLILTIIMCAISGAIATRKLQGADPADMF; via the coding sequence ATGCTTAACCAACTACGGCGAAGAACGCCTTTAGGATGGCTACAACTAAGCCATGAGAAAAGTCGGCTTTTGGTAGCAGTATCAGGTATTGCTTTTGCTGACTTGTTAATGTTTATGCAGATGGGATTTCAAGCGGCGCTTTATGACAGTAACACTAGATTACATCGCAGTTTAAAGGCTGATATTATTGTTATCGGTTCGCAAACTCGGAACTTACAACGCATTTCTACGTTTTCCCGCCGACGACTATATCAAGCAATGGATGTCCCTGGGGTGAAAGCTGCCGAGGCGATGTACGTCAGTAATATGGTGTGGAAGAATCCCCAAACACGCCGTGATACGGAAATTTTGGTGATTGGAATTAATCCTGATAGACCAGCCGTAGACTTTCCTGAGGTTAATCAAAAACTATCAGAAATTAAGCTACCAGATACAGTTATATTTGACCGTGCCTCTAGAGGAGATTATCAAGAAACCATTGCCCAATTAGAACAAGGTCAGATTGTCAAAACTGAACTAGAACGGCGCACAATTACAATTAGTGGTCTATTTAAACTAGGGGCTTCTTTTAGTGCTGACGGTACTCTAATCACTAGCGATCAAAATTTCTTGCGCTTTTTTCCTCGACAACCATCTTCTAGTGTCAGTGTTGGTTTGATTCAGTTGGAACCTAATGTGAATCGTCAACAAGTAGTAGCAGCATTACAAGCGCGTCTGTCAGGAGATGTGAAAGTGCTGACTCATGACGAATTTATTGAATTTGAAAATAACTTTTGGCGTACTAACTCCCCTATAGGATTTATTTTTAGTATCGGGGTATCAATGGGGTTTGTAGTTGGTGTGATTATTGTTTATCAAGTTTTATCTACAGATGTGAATGCTCACCTGCGAGAGTACGCTACCTTCAAAGCTATTGGTTATCGCCATTACTACTTATTAGGTGTGATATTTGAGGAAGCGGTAATTTTAGCATTACTAGGCTTTCTCCCTGGCTTAACAGTCTCTTTAGGACTTTATCACCTAACTCGCACTGCCACAAACTTACCCATGTATATGACAGTTATCCGGGCATTGCAAGTATTAATCTTAACTATCATTATGTGTGCAATTTCCGGTGCGATCGCTACTCGTAAGCTTCAAGGTGCTGACCCAGCAGATATGTTTTAG
- a CDS encoding DevA family ABC transporter ATP-binding protein, with product MLKVISIRNLDHYFGNGSLRKQVLFNINLEILTGEIVILTGPSGSGKTTLLNLVGGLRSPQFGSLRVLGQELCGASTERLVQARRRNGYIFQGHNLHGSLTALQNVKMGLELHEYIEIEEIETRAVQILEQVGLGNRLHYYPDQLSGGQKQRVAIARALVSYPQLVLADEPTAALDSQSGRDVVNLMQKLAKEQGSTILIVTHDYRILDIADRILQMEDGKFVNSNLVTV from the coding sequence ATGCTAAAAGTCATTTCCATCAGGAATCTCGACCACTACTTCGGTAACGGTTCTTTGCGTAAACAAGTATTATTTAATATCAATCTAGAGATTCTTACTGGTGAAATTGTAATTTTGACTGGGCCTTCTGGTTCTGGTAAAACTACTTTACTCAACTTAGTAGGGGGATTGCGATCGCCCCAGTTTGGTAGTTTGCGAGTGTTGGGACAAGAACTATGTGGTGCTAGTACAGAAAGATTAGTACAAGCGCGACGGCGAAATGGTTATATCTTTCAAGGGCATAATTTGCATGGGAGTTTAACCGCACTGCAAAATGTCAAAATGGGCTTGGAACTACACGAGTACATTGAGATAGAAGAAATAGAAACTCGTGCGGTGCAGATTTTAGAACAGGTAGGGTTAGGAAACCGTTTGCATTATTACCCCGATCAACTTTCAGGAGGACAAAAACAACGAGTAGCGATCGCCCGTGCTTTAGTTAGTTACCCACAACTTGTATTAGCTGATGAGCCAACAGCCGCCTTAGATAGTCAATCGGGACGAGATGTAGTTAACTTAATGCAAAAACTCGCTAAAGAACAAGGCTCTACAATCCTGATTGTGACTCATGATTATCGCATTTTAGATATTGCTGATCGGATTCTACAGATGGAGGATGGGAAGTTTGTTAATTCTAATCTGGTAACAGTTTAG
- the crtW gene encoding beta-carotene ketolase CrtW, producing MVQCQASSLQSEQLVLYPSIKEEEKESHKGILIAFTIIFIWAVSLIFLISLDITKINIALLGIAIIWQTFLYTGLFITAHDAMHGVVYPKNIKINNFIGKFSLILYGLLPYKDLLKKHWLHHRHPGSDLDPDYHNVYPQNFFLWYFHFMKSYWQWTQFFGLVLIFHTVKNLFKIPEDNLTLFWMIPAILSSVQLFYFGTFLPHRKLEGGYNNRHCARSIAFPIFWSFITCYHFGYHEEHHEYPHLPWWKLPEAYNAKTDVI from the coding sequence ATGGTTCAATGTCAAGCCTCATCTCTGCAATCAGAACAACTGGTACTATACCCATCAATAAAAGAAGAAGAAAAAGAATCTCATAAAGGTATATTGATCGCCTTTACAATTATATTTATATGGGCTGTTAGTCTAATTTTTTTAATCTCATTAGATATTACTAAAATCAATATAGCCTTATTAGGAATAGCCATAATTTGGCAAACTTTCCTATATACAGGTTTATTTATTACTGCCCATGATGCCATGCACGGCGTAGTTTATCCTAAAAATATTAAGATTAATAATTTTATAGGTAAATTTTCTCTAATATTATATGGACTTTTACCTTACAAGGATTTATTAAAAAAGCATTGGTTACACCACCGCCATCCAGGTAGTGACTTAGATCCTGATTATCACAATGTTTATCCTCAAAACTTCTTCCTCTGGTATTTCCATTTCATGAAATCCTATTGGCAATGGACACAGTTCTTTGGATTAGTACTAATTTTTCATACAGTTAAAAATTTGTTCAAAATACCCGAAGATAATTTAACTTTATTCTGGATGATACCTGCTATTTTAAGTTCAGTGCAATTATTTTATTTCGGCACATTTTTACCTCATAGAAAACTAGAAGGTGGTTACAATAACCGTCATTGTGCGCGTAGTATTGCATTCCCTATTTTTTGGTCTTTTATTACTTGTTATCATTTCGGCTATCACGAAGAACATCACGAATATCCTCATCTTCCCTGGTGGAAATTACCTGAAGCATACAATGCAAAAACAGATGTAATTTAG
- a CDS encoding SGNH/GDSL hydrolase family protein, translated as MVVSAKFIDNTHPISEMYVFGDSLSDAGMVFRATGGIYPPQPAYYQGRYSNGRVWVEYLSDRLHLTAKQTNNFAYGGATTGNVGNAYVPSLLAQVQSFTQTHQSINPDSLYVLWAGANDYLQGVTNANIPVQNVTQAIASLSKVGAKKILVGNIPDLGQLPVTRTGTNSANLSTLTQEHNQGLRRSLKLLSQQNSELDIVTFNANALYRDAIANPATFGFSNVSNPCLSGSNACGNPNQFLFWDGIHPTTAAHRIISDTAFSAIQEAGIVTTGVISH; from the coding sequence ATGGTTGTATCTGCTAAATTTATCGATAACACTCACCCCATCAGCGAAATGTATGTATTTGGGGATAGCCTGTCAGATGCAGGTATGGTATTTCGCGCGACAGGGGGAATTTATCCACCCCAGCCTGCATACTATCAGGGACGCTACTCCAATGGTCGAGTGTGGGTTGAATATCTGAGCGATCGCTTACATCTTACCGCCAAGCAAACCAACAATTTCGCCTATGGAGGCGCAACTACAGGTAATGTTGGTAATGCTTATGTACCTAGTTTATTGGCTCAGGTGCAGTCATTTACACAAACACACCAAAGTATCAACCCCGACAGCTTATATGTACTATGGGCGGGTGCAAATGATTATTTGCAAGGTGTCACTAATGCAAATATTCCTGTGCAGAATGTAACTCAAGCGATCGCATCTCTGAGCAAAGTCGGTGCGAAAAAAATTCTTGTAGGAAATATACCAGATTTAGGACAGCTACCAGTGACGCGAACAGGGACAAATTCCGCTAACCTAAGTACTTTAACACAGGAACACAACCAAGGATTGAGGCGATCGCTCAAACTCCTCTCTCAACAAAACTCTGAGCTTGATATTGTCACTTTTAACGCCAATGCTCTGTATCGAGATGCGATTGCCAATCCAGCAACATTCGGCTTTAGCAATGTAAGTAATCCTTGTCTATCCGGCTCTAACGCCTGTGGGAACCCCAACCAATTCTTATTTTGGGATGGGATTCATCCCACAACTGCGGCTCATCGTATTATCTCAGATACTGCCTTTTCTGCCATTCAAGAAGCTGGGATAGTAACAACGGGAGTTATTAGTCATTAG
- a CDS encoding ABC exporter membrane fusion protein: MQNSKLDRSISPQSILRPAFFLACFASFVAIGISFYIGLNFRQASNQKVQAPGALLPELKTVTALGRIEPKGKVIKLSATTSSEGSRVEQLLVKEGDRVKPGQLIAILDSRDRLEAALKQAQEQVKVAQANLNRTKAGAKGGEIAAQQATIAKLEAEARGNIAAQLANVSRLQAEVRNAQAENQRYQALYQQGAVSASEGDRKRLDLYTAQKTLLAAQADLQRIQGTSQQQLQQAKATLAQISEIRGVDVEAAKAEVNRAIAAVNEAKVDLQQAYVRWPKQSGDSSEDAQVFEIHTRPGELVSSNGIADIGQTNQMYVVAEVYESDISKVKPGQKVRIIGDYIPIEMQGTVERKSLQVRRQNVVNTDPSSNVDNRVVEVYIRLNSASSQNAADLTNMQVKAVIEL, from the coding sequence GTGCAAAATTCAAAGCTAGACCGTTCAATTTCTCCTCAATCGATTTTACGTCCAGCGTTTTTTTTAGCTTGTTTTGCATCTTTTGTTGCTATAGGAATCAGTTTTTATATAGGTTTAAATTTTCGCCAAGCATCTAATCAAAAGGTACAAGCACCAGGAGCATTATTACCAGAGCTAAAAACGGTAACAGCTTTAGGACGGATTGAGCCAAAGGGAAAAGTAATTAAACTCTCGGCGACTACATCAAGTGAGGGTAGTCGGGTAGAACAATTGTTAGTTAAGGAGGGAGATAGGGTAAAACCGGGACAATTGATTGCGATTTTGGATAGCCGCGATCGCTTGGAGGCGGCGTTAAAGCAAGCACAAGAACAGGTAAAGGTAGCGCAAGCTAACCTCAACCGTACCAAAGCTGGAGCTAAAGGCGGAGAAATTGCGGCGCAACAAGCCACAATCGCCAAGTTGGAGGCGGAAGCACGGGGTAATATTGCGGCGCAACTAGCTAATGTATCACGACTACAGGCTGAAGTTAGAAACGCTCAAGCCGAAAATCAACGCTATCAAGCCCTATATCAACAAGGGGCTGTATCAGCTTCCGAAGGCGATCGCAAGCGGTTAGACCTATATACCGCCCAAAAAACCCTACTCGCAGCCCAAGCCGACTTACAGCGCATCCAAGGCACTAGCCAGCAACAACTCCAACAAGCCAAAGCCACATTAGCACAAATCAGCGAAATTCGGGGAGTAGATGTAGAAGCAGCCAAAGCCGAAGTTAATCGGGCGATCGCCGCCGTTAATGAAGCAAAGGTAGATTTACAACAAGCTTACGTGCGATGGCCCAAACAATCTGGAGATTCTAGTGAAGATGCTCAAGTATTTGAGATTCACACTCGTCCAGGAGAATTAGTCTCTAGCAATGGTATTGCCGATATTGGGCAGACTAATCAAATGTACGTAGTAGCCGAAGTATACGAAAGCGATATCAGCAAAGTCAAACCAGGGCAGAAAGTACGAATTATTGGTGATTACATACCTATAGAAATGCAGGGAACAGTAGAACGTAAAAGTTTACAAGTGCGGCGGCAAAACGTGGTTAACACTGACCCTTCTAGTAATGTCGATAACCGAGTAGTAGAAGTCTACATCCGCCTAAATTCTGCATCTAGTCAGAATGCTGCTGATTTAACAAATATGCAGGTTAAGGCAGTTATTGAACTATGA
- a CDS encoding ATP-grasp domain-containing protein: MTNFNYFRGSSLSDLFAQDITDGRYGFILNYPATASWANFPNRKKYFIQDGSSEATKTSFDKICQMEPWKNLAVLGDSLSGIVIIPPSKSLVNYWQEHFGFSYAKTEKLDCSTYLDDLSQSNRFDKLISLFPFDHLKDEKHAVNPDTHYRLLSKVTLAQLGVQCPKYETYNLHQVNIADIELPQFPYLIKTSHGLSGEGTYIIKNTSDLNYCLEEIRKYLDIKLLDTIIVSEFVKNEVQNYCVQFYVSKTGEITLIGITTQLVTQEGNYLGGLIDYSKTDIGKFSDMIAAIGQYAHKQGYFGVIGFDVLEDRDGQLFAIDANFRVNGSTPLCLQRHALLNLGKEVAKYSSNYRIQGTLDSVLVNLKAELERKDLIILSALEKVKYGKIYTDIYGIVAGETIRQMQHIEQELQSKGLHQLS, translated from the coding sequence ATGACTAACTTTAATTACTTTCGAGGAAGTTCTTTATCTGATTTGTTTGCTCAGGATATTACGGATGGGCGTTATGGCTTCATTTTGAATTACCCTGCAACTGCTAGTTGGGCTAATTTTCCTAATAGGAAAAAATATTTTATCCAAGATGGTAGTAGTGAAGCGACTAAAACCTCATTTGATAAAATTTGTCAGATGGAGCCTTGGAAAAATTTGGCGGTGTTAGGTGATAGTCTTTCAGGTATTGTCATTATTCCACCTTCCAAGTCCTTGGTTAACTATTGGCAAGAACATTTTGGCTTTAGTTACGCCAAAACAGAAAAGTTAGATTGTTCTACTTATTTGGATGACTTGAGTCAGAGTAATCGCTTTGATAAACTCATCTCTCTATTTCCTTTTGATCACCTTAAAGATGAAAAACACGCTGTTAATCCAGACACCCATTACCGTTTACTTAGCAAAGTAACTCTTGCTCAATTGGGTGTGCAATGCCCAAAATACGAAACCTACAATTTACACCAAGTTAATATCGCAGATATTGAGTTACCACAATTTCCTTATTTAATTAAAACCTCTCACGGGCTTTCTGGGGAAGGTACATACATCATCAAAAACACCAGCGATTTGAATTATTGTCTAGAGGAAATTAGGAAATATCTCGATATTAAGTTGCTAGATACGATTATTGTTTCAGAGTTCGTCAAGAATGAGGTGCAGAACTACTGTGTGCAGTTTTATGTCAGCAAAACGGGAGAGATAACCCTGATTGGTATTACCACTCAATTAGTTACACAAGAGGGGAATTATTTAGGGGGACTAATTGACTACAGTAAAACTGATATAGGCAAGTTTTCTGACATGATTGCTGCCATTGGTCAGTATGCTCATAAACAGGGTTACTTTGGTGTAATTGGCTTTGATGTATTAGAAGATAGGGACGGACAACTTTTTGCGATCGATGCTAATTTCCGTGTGAATGGTTCGACTCCATTATGCTTACAACGTCATGCTTTACTAAATTTAGGAAAAGAGGTAGCTAAATATTCAAGTAATTATCGTATACAGGGAACATTAGACTCTGTTTTAGTTAACTTGAAAGCAGAATTAGAACGTAAAGATTTAATTATTCTCTCAGCATTAGAGAAGGTTAAATACGGTAAAATTTATACCGATATTTACGGCATAGTCGCTGGGGAAACGATTCGACAAATGCAGCATATTGAACAAGAACTACAAAGTAAGGGACTGCATCAACTTAGTTAG